In a genomic window of Quercus lobata isolate SW786 chromosome 4, ValleyOak3.0 Primary Assembly, whole genome shotgun sequence:
- the LOC115987678 gene encoding RNA polymerase sigma factor sigD, chloroplastic, whose product MAITTICSSPTHSPTLPTISSLKTHHPLQPQLHVSTSSTKFGSNIVSNDALVIAAAAEAVVLAHAAAQAARDAVLAAAEIGEVWSDRESDNVLVRDGSGGLGVRRKRRRRRRKGMEEKIGESWRISSGSVKSGNLSPREEAELCLCLKEGARLEGMRIGVREARGCEPTSKQLAKAVGMKRRSVDKILCDGRESRQKIARSYRRLVVSIARGYQGRGLSFQDLIQEGSIGLLRGVEKFEPERGHKLATYVYWWIKQAIIRAIATDTRLVRLPGNVSRMVAKIAEASNILTKRLGRQPSYDEIAEMLNVNFLTVKLVSERSRPPGSLDRVVSDQGRMTLQEIISGPDETVPEKMVKKQLMKQEVDKLLKTLNKREEHILRLRFGLNGEPPRSCEEIGRLLKLSRERVRQIYVIALSNLQQRSMKDNLVEFYVV is encoded by the exons ATGGCCATCACCACCATATGCTCATCTCCAACTCACTCTCCAACTCTCCCAACCATTTCTTCACTCAAAACCCACCACCCTCTCCAACCCCAGTTGCATGTTTCTACATCTTCTACTAAATTTGGCTCTAACATAGTCTCCAACGATGCATTAGTCATTGCTGCAGCTGCAGAGGCAGTTGTACTGGCCCATGCAGCAGCTCAGGCTGCTAGAGATGCTGTGTTGGCTGCAGCTGAGATTGGTGAGGTGTGGAGTGACAGAGAGAGTGATAATGTATTGGTGAGGGATGGGAGTGGTGGCTTAGGAgtgaggaggaagaggaggaggagaaggagaaAAGGGATGGAGGAAAAAATTGGAGAGAGTTGGAGAATTTCATCCGGGTCTGTTAAGTCCGGGAATTTGAGTCCAAGGGAGGAGGCAGAGCTTTGTTTATGCCTCAAG GAGGGAGCAAGGCTGGAAGGGATGAGAATAGGAGTCAGGGAAGCTCGAGGCTGTGAGCCAACCTCAAAACAGTTGGCCAAGGCCGTAGGGATGAAAAGGAGGAGTGTAGATAAGATTTTGTGTGATGGAAGAGAGTCAAGACAGAAGATTGCTCGGAGCTACCGTAGACTGGTGGTTTCCATTGCCAGAGGTTATCAAGGCAGAGGACTAAGCTTCCAAGACCTCATTCAG GAAGGGAGCATAGGCCTTCTTCGGGGGGTGGAGAAATTTGAGCCTGAAAGAGGACATAAGTTGGCAACATATGTTTACTGGTGGATTAAGCAGGCTATTATTAGAGCCATAGCAACTGACACTAGATTAGTGAGATTACCG GGAAATGTGAGCAGGATGGTGGCGAAAATTGCAGAAGCAAGCAACATCTTGACTAAAAGATTAGGGCGGCAACCATCCTATGATGAAATTGCTGAAATGCTCAATGTGAATTTTTTGACAGTGAAACTTGTTTCTGAGAGGAGCAGACCCCCAGGGTCATTGGATCGAGTAGTAAGTGATCAAGGTCGCATGACTCTCCAG GAGATCATATCAGGACCGGATGAAACAGTGCCAGAAAAGATGGTCAAGAAACAGCTAATGAAGCAAGAGGTGGATAAACTTCTCAAGACACTtaacaaaagagaagaacatATATTGAGATTACGCTTTGGACTCAATGGAGAGCCACCTAGGTCCTGTGAAGAGATAGGAAGACTATTAAAGCTGTCGAGGGAGAGGGTTCGCCAGATCTATGTTATTGCATTATCAAATTTACAACAGAGAAGTATGAAAGACAATCTAGTAGAATTTTATGTTGTATAG